From the genome of Marixanthomonas ophiurae, one region includes:
- a CDS encoding DUF2490 domain-containing protein, with the protein MLKRFISISIIFLSITSAIAQNAPEDELGIWYILATNSKVSEKLSIQAQTQFRFYEFASELQQFKIRTGAKYRIMEGLSVGVGYAYFRNDFSYLSETPPSFDEHRIVEDVYLDHNIGNVNVDHRARFENRFIVRDQDTETRHWFRYMVKLSYPFLDRWNADVYNEIWLNVGDEPTFAQNWLGFGVGYKFSDLIKSRVGYQKIHLDGPDFDRILIGITFTPDFTKQTSTP; encoded by the coding sequence ATGCTTAAAAGATTTATTTCAATTTCAATTATTTTTTTATCAATTACTTCTGCAATAGCTCAAAACGCTCCAGAAGACGAGTTAGGAATTTGGTATATTTTAGCTACCAATAGTAAAGTTTCAGAAAAATTAAGTATTCAAGCACAGACTCAATTTAGATTTTATGAGTTTGCAAGTGAGTTGCAACAATTTAAAATAAGAACAGGTGCAAAATACCGTATTATGGAAGGTCTTTCTGTAGGGGTTGGATATGCTTATTTCAGAAATGATTTCTCATATTTATCTGAAACTCCACCTTCCTTTGATGAGCATAGAATTGTTGAAGATGTTTATCTAGATCACAATATAGGTAACGTTAACGTTGATCATCGGGCAAGATTTGAAAATAGATTTATTGTTCGGGATCAGGATACGGAAACTAGACATTGGTTTAGATATATGGTTAAATTAAGCTATCCCTTTCTCGATAGATGGAATGCAGATGTATATAATGAAATTTGGTTAAACGTAGGCGACGAACCTACTTTTGCCCAGAACTGGTTAGGGTTTGGTGTAGGATACAAGTTTAGTGATCTTATTAAATCAAGAGTGGGTTACCAAAAAATACATCTGGACGGACCAGATTTTGATAGAATTTTGATAGGAATCACGTTTACACCCGACTTTACTAAACAAACTAGTACACCATGA